From the Brachyhypopomus gauderio isolate BG-103 chromosome 5, BGAUD_0.2, whole genome shotgun sequence genome, one window contains:
- the aqp9a gene encoding aquaporin-9a isoform X1: protein MKQHYALKHGIVKEFLAEFLGTFILVLFGCGSVAQTVLSRNALGEPLTIHLGFTTGLTMGVYVSGGVSGGHLNPAVSLAMVILGKLKIWKFPIYVLAQLLGGFVGAAGVFGLYYDAFMDFTSGILSVTGINATAHIFASYPGRHLTVLGGFVDQVIGTGSLVLCILAITDGKNTGAPKGMEPLAIGLIILGISVSMGMNCGYPLNPARDLGPRLFTAVAGWGMDVFSTADYWWWIPVAGPLTGAVTGAVVYFLFIEVHHSNHCEKASEESEEEEDEDEEEDSSLKDKYEMIAMS, encoded by the exons ATGAAGCAGCACTACGCTCTTAAACATGGCATCGTTAAAGAGTTCTTGGCGGAGTTTCTTGGGACTTTTATATTGGTG TTGTTTGGGTGCGGGTCCGTAGCTCAGACCGTGCTGAGCAGGAATGCTCTGGGCGAACCTCTCACCATCCACCTGGGCTTCACCACCGGACTCACCATGGGTGTCTATGTCTCCGGTGGAGTCTCAG GAGGTCATTTGAACCCAGCGGTGTCCCTGGCCATGGTTATACTGGGCAAACTGAAGATCTGGAAGTTTCCCATTTATGTTCTCGCACAGCTCCTGGGAGGTTTCGTCGGGGCCGCTGGAGTGTTTGGACTGTATTATG ACGCCTTCATGGACTTTACTAGTGGAATCCTGTCAGTAACAGGCATTAATGCCACAGCACATATTTTTGCCTCCTACCCTGGACGACACCTCACTGTGCTTGGAGGGTTTGTGGACCag GTGATTGGAACGGGTTCGCTGGTGTTGTGCATCCTAGCCATAACCGATGGGAAGAATACAGGAGCCCCGAAAGGAATGGAGCCGCTAGCCATCGGCCTGATCATCCTGGGCATCAGTGTCTCCATGGGGATGAACTGTGGCTACCCGCTGAACCCTGCCAGGGACCTGGGGCCCAGGCTCTTCACCGCCGTGGCTGGCTGGGGCATGGATGTGTTCAG CACTGCAGATTACTGGTGGTGGATCCCGGTGGCCGGGCCTTTGACAGGCGCCGTTACAGGAGCTGTGGTGTACTTCCTCTTCATCGAGGTCCACCATTCCAACCACTGCGAGAAAGCAAGTGAAGagtctgaggaagaggaggatgaagacgaGGAAGAAGACAGCAGCCTGAAGGACAAATATGAAATGATTGCAATGAGCTAA
- the aqp9a gene encoding aquaporin-9a isoform X2 has protein sequence MKQHYALKHGIVKEFLAEFLGTFILVLFGCGSVAQTVLSRNALGEPLTIHLGFTTGLTMGVYVSGGVSDAFMDFTSGILSVTGINATAHIFASYPGRHLTVLGGFVDQVIGTGSLVLCILAITDGKNTGAPKGMEPLAIGLIILGISVSMGMNCGYPLNPARDLGPRLFTAVAGWGMDVFSTADYWWWIPVAGPLTGAVTGAVVYFLFIEVHHSNHCEKASEESEEEEDEDEEEDSSLKDKYEMIAMS, from the exons ATGAAGCAGCACTACGCTCTTAAACATGGCATCGTTAAAGAGTTCTTGGCGGAGTTTCTTGGGACTTTTATATTGGTG TTGTTTGGGTGCGGGTCCGTAGCTCAGACCGTGCTGAGCAGGAATGCTCTGGGCGAACCTCTCACCATCCACCTGGGCTTCACCACCGGACTCACCATGGGTGTCTATGTCTCCGGTGGAGTCTCAG ACGCCTTCATGGACTTTACTAGTGGAATCCTGTCAGTAACAGGCATTAATGCCACAGCACATATTTTTGCCTCCTACCCTGGACGACACCTCACTGTGCTTGGAGGGTTTGTGGACCag GTGATTGGAACGGGTTCGCTGGTGTTGTGCATCCTAGCCATAACCGATGGGAAGAATACAGGAGCCCCGAAAGGAATGGAGCCGCTAGCCATCGGCCTGATCATCCTGGGCATCAGTGTCTCCATGGGGATGAACTGTGGCTACCCGCTGAACCCTGCCAGGGACCTGGGGCCCAGGCTCTTCACCGCCGTGGCTGGCTGGGGCATGGATGTGTTCAG CACTGCAGATTACTGGTGGTGGATCCCGGTGGCCGGGCCTTTGACAGGCGCCGTTACAGGAGCTGTGGTGTACTTCCTCTTCATCGAGGTCCACCATTCCAACCACTGCGAGAAAGCAAGTGAAGagtctgaggaagaggaggatgaagacgaGGAAGAAGACAGCAGCCTGAAGGACAAATATGAAATGATTGCAATGAGCTAA
- the LOC143515175 gene encoding cingulin-like protein 1, which translates to MELQGKIKRQDGHVHLDSNRPDQFHAPHDADEGSFGVKVQVQGIQGRPYVVLNGQGKSLQRPDYPDVFLMDQVQQEYVLTNISLFSSSSVVVVERDISLFSSSSVVVVLSTINGSLPSPLLNYHRHPELLQPYDPRSSSLDLQAFPEAKKKANSDLSPFNMTHPSLVCAPHVMVKRARIPLPGPGREGAQDQLGSGEPAAESVPYRQSHIICRLSVPDHSTGPRQPSQRTGRARHRTLMGPEERRRSRSVGESVSGDCSGTSPVPLAAQRLGEGAIAAQGSAYQNDHLHESQYDHLPRLTIEESVLRADIRTLTAAHFEQRQKKRMKSPRSGRVIYRTDRGNLSRSLQQNNDNSSPEREAQATPDILKGQRDILHRPGEDAAKLVLFNYLKDGSGEGEEIIKQKVNLLFEKIQTLRACTVQSAEELCVSVTEVKELQDRRASLEGQVSQLKQELEEELKKTESLSEASEKSAEEVRRLQEKLGRSEQEQVSLRQRLTDMEKELQASLEKLLQMKREREQSRAEARGLQKQLSDMHDELDSTKSSEQQERDAVLKELANLRLEFQELQQMQEEQEEILHWKERELTALKGALQDEISTHAKEVETLKEQHKEEVQRFLKAAEEAKEGMACMAQEKAEVEAEQGVSQAQVQELTLAKDLLLGRVRSLETQITSLNNIIQQAKGQESHLREHLDKLMEEKQRLEEEFSEVRQQEEDMCSANRALTRHLEDTQSELSRLNQEHRQLQQKLREEERHAEELQDSQQEMEQERRRQDGAFEKLQEEISAVLLGSERETQRLQEEVDKARDQSVTELNVLRTQLHSTQTELDKHKNAALECQKEICALEAELARREGELEQAEEKCKQLERRVEELQECSRSTQDDRDRQVKLMEARVHQLQEVLSDERSSGDLLMQRMERIQEQVGQVRAELLQERAARQELECDKMALERQNKDLSSQVSHLEGSQKSGQEGLVSRLELRIQELEERLMEEERDSSGLQQANRKLERKLKEMTMQGSDEQLALQNQRDQLILRLKSLKRQLDRAEEEIERLEHNKKKLQRELDEQQETNGQLQTQLSILRTDLRRKNKTVLKSLDEDEDEDEEDTMNSF; encoded by the exons tgttgagagagatatctctctcttttcctcctcctccgttgttgttgttttgtccaCTATAAATGGATCACTACCATCTCCCTTGCTAAACTACCATAGACACCCTGAGCTCCTGCAACCTTATGATCCCAGGAGCAGCAGCCTGGACCTGCAAGCTTTTCCAGAGGCTAAGAAGAAAGCCAACTCTGACCTAAGCCCATTCAACATGACACATCCCTCACTTGTTTGTGCACCTCATGTGATGGTGAAGAGAGCCAGGATCCCTCTACCTGGGCCTGGGAGAGAAGGAGCCCAGGACCAGCTTGGTTCTGGAGAGCCAGCAGCAGAAAGCGTACCCTACCGCCAGTCACACATAATCTGCAGGCTGTCTGTGCCAGACCACAGTACTGGTCCGAGACAACCCTCACAACGCACAGGTAGGGCTAGACATAGGACCCTTATGGGCCCAGAAGAGAGGAGGCGATCACGAAGTGTGGGCGAGTCCGTGTCTGGTGACTGTTCAGGGACAAGCCCAGTACCCCTGGCAGCACAAAGGCTTGGAGAAGGAGCGATCGCTGCTCAGGGCTCTGCATATCAGAACGACCATCTTCATGAATCTCAGTACGACCATCTTCCAAGGCTGACAATTGAAGAGAGCGTGCTCAGAGCCGACATAAGAACGCTAACTGCAGCTCACTTTGAACAGCGACAAAAGAAAAGGATGAAGTCACCAAGATCAGGGAGAGTTATTTACAGAACAGACAGAGGAAACCTATCCAGATCTCTTCAGCAGAATAATGACAACTCAAGCCCAGAGAGAGAGGCCCAG GCAACCCCTGATATTTTGAAAGGACAGCGAGATATTCTACACCGGCCAGGGGAAGATGCAGCCAAACTAGTATTGTTCAACTACCTCAAAGATGG GAGTGGTGAAGGTGAAGAGATCATCAAGCAGAAGGTGAATCTGCTGTTTGAGAAGATCCAGACGTTGAGGGCATGCACTGTCCAGAGCGCAGAGGAG CTCTGTGTGTCAGTGACTGAGGTGAAGGAGCTTCAGGACAGAAGGGCATCTCTGGAGGGCCAGGTCTCTCAGCTCAAGCAGGaactggaggaggagctgaag AAGACAGAGAGTCTGTCTGAGGCCAGTGAGAAGAGCGCAGAGGAAGTGAGAAGGTTGCAGGAGAAGTTGGGCAGGAGTGAACAGGAGCAAGTCTCCCTTCGCCAGAGGCTCACTGACATGGAGAAAGAACTGCAGGCCTCCCTGGAAAA ACTGCTGCAGATGAAGAGGGAGCGTGAGCAGAGCCGTGCGGAGGCGAGGGGTTTGCAGAAGCAGCTGTCCGACATGCACGACGAGCTGGACAGCACCAAGAGCTCCgagcagcaggagagagacgcCGTCCTGAAG gAGCTGGCAAACCTGCGTCTGGAGTTCCAGGAGCTGCAGCAGatgcaggaggagcaggaggagattCTGCACTGGAAGGAGAGGGAGCTCACTGCCCTGAAGGGGGCGCTGCAGGACGAAATCTCCACCCATGCCAAGGAGGTGGAAACACTGAAAGAACAACACAAAGAGGAGGTGCAGAGGTTTCTGAAGGCTGCAGAGGAGGCGAAAGAG GGCATGGCCTGCATGGCCCAGGAGAAGGCGGAGGTGGAGGCTGAGCAGGGTGTGAGTCAAGCCCAGGTGCAGGAGCTCACCCTGGCTAAAGACCTGCTCCTGGGCCGGGTCCGCAGCCTGGAGACCCAAATCACCAGCCTCAACAACATCATCCAGCAGGCCAAGGGCCAGGAGAGCCATCTCAGAGAGCATCTGGACAAACTTAtg GAGGAGAAGCAGAGGTTGGAGGAGGAGTTTTCGGAGGTGAGACAGCAGGAGGAGGACATGTGTAGTGCTAACAGAGCTCTGACCAGACACCTGGAGGACACGCAG AGTGAGCTGAGCAGACTGAACCAGGAGCACCGGCAGCTTCAGCAGAAGCTCCGTGAGGAGGAGAGACACGCCGAGGAGCTCCAGGACAGCCAGCAGGAGATGgagcaggagaggaggaggcaggACGGGGCCTTCGAGAAACTACAGGAGGAG atcAGTGCAGTGCTGTTGGGCTCTGAGAGGGAGACTCAGAGATTGCAGGAAGAGGTGGACAAGGCCAGAGACCAGAGTGTGACAGAACTCAACGTGCTCCGCACACAGCTGCACAGCACACAGACAGAGCTGGACAAGCACAAGAACGCTGCGCTGGAATGCCAGAAAGAg ATCTGTGCGCTGGAGGCTGAGCTGGCCCGGCGTGAGGGGGAGTTGGAGCAGGCGGAGGAAAAGTGTAAACAGCTGGAGCGTCGGGTGGAGGAACTGCAGGAGTGCAGCAGGAGTACACAGGATGACCGAGACCGACAAGTCAAACTTATGGAG GCACGGGTCCATCAGCTACAGGAGGTTCTGTCCGACGAGCGCAGCAGTGGGGACTTGCTGATGCAGAGAATGGAGCGCAtccaggagcag GTAGGACAGGTAAGAGCAGAGTTGTTGCAGGAGCGAGCAGCTCGGCAGGAACTGGAGTGTGACAAGATGGCCTTGGAGCGACAG AACAAGGACTTGAGTAGCCAGGTGTCCCACCTGGAAGGCTCTCAGAAGTCAGGCCAAGAAGGGCTCGTGTCCAGACTGGAGCTTCGTatccaggagctggaggagaggctgatggaggaggagag GGACAGCAGCGGTCTGCAGCAGGCCAACCGCAAGCTGGAGAGGAAGCTGAAGGAGATGACCATGCAGGGAAGTGATGAGCAGCTCGCGCTACAGAACCAGAGGGACCAG TTAATTCTGCGACTGAAGTCACTGAAGAGGCAGCTGGACCGGGCAGAGGAGGAGATCGAGAGGCTCGAGCACAACAAGAAGAAGCTTCAGAGGGAACTGGACGAGCAGCAGGAGACCAACGGGCAGCTCCAGACCCAGCTCTCCATCCTGAGGACGGATCTCAG GCGGAAAAATAAAACAGTTCTGAAGAGTctggatgaagatgaagatgaggatgaggaagataCCATGAACTCATTCTGA